In Yarrowia lipolytica chromosome 1F, complete sequence, a genomic segment contains:
- a CDS encoding uncharacterized protein (Compare to YALI0F07084g, similar to uniprot|P32600 Saccharomyces cerevisiae YKL203c TOR2 phosphatidylinositol 3-kinase or uniprot|P35169 Saccharomyces cerevisiae YJR066w TOR1 phosphatidylinositol 3-kinase), giving the protein MSDASVLNSIFQQLRTARTLTEKTHAAEELRDHLTSVTHELNTEPLSRYNNDINLRISELIHNGDPVIRLGGIMAIDRLIDVDVGEENAIKVTRFTNYLKTTIPGDTESMRIAVDALGRLAATGGNLSATVVESEVNRALEWLQSDRGEGSRRHAAVMVIKSMAQHCATLLYGYMSQILDLIWVGLRDPKVQIRVDSAEALQYCLNIVHSRDQTLKKQWFNRIMEEAKVSLNMGGVDTIHGALLTYKEVLRGGMFENSRYDEVCEVVLANRDSRDVLIRKTVLNIIPDLAQYNPWQFTKRYLHKCMLYLLSQLKKDKDRNLVFLSIGQISFSVRSAMAPYLDAILENIREGLSLKSRYRKEQESAIFSCIGMLAVAVGQALAKHLNQKILDLIMACGLSEHLHNCLSELVHNIPPLGPSIQQRLLNIISFTLSGHPFKLPGSPAATSSAEYMSVTRAREYRETEDDKDDAAVVALALHILGTFNFKGLSLTEFVRFCAITYVDHDSPEVRKAAALSSCTIYLNDPIVFQFSAHALSAVSEVVEKLLTVAVVDPDPDIRIGILTTFDPRIDPHLSQAENVRLLFTALNDEVFAIRQLSIGIIGRLTKINPAYVVPHLRKTLIHLLTELEYAKFGRTKEESARLLAQLIGSTHGLIKPYVKPIIKVLLARARDTSSNVASAVITAIGELAATGREGMIEYIPEIMPIFLETFSDQNAQKKLAGLKSLGQLSSSSGYVIQPLLDYPQLLTLLTNTLKSDNVDTRRETVRLMGILGALDPYKHREVERSTQDDSAEYDSIPTDVALLIQGMSPSSDEYNHTVVITTLMAILKDQSLVSHHNAVVQAIVIIFKSLGLKCVPFLNQIIPGWLQVLRSSTPSMAEFFVQQLALLVLIVKQHIRSYLDDIFAVVQELFAIPSMQPVVLTLVENIARSLSGEFKLHVPTLLPLLLGVLENDKSTTKLTSIKVLQTFVVLGANIEDYIHLIIPIIVRMFEYSTHQLKKRAIQTIGQLSRTVDLTDMSSRIVHPLLRVLAACPVTEEPNSHHDELRRTVMETLSSLCFQLGSDYTIFIPLVNKAMLKAGVNSPSYDQLVNRLLSGEPLPASMDPDSRIQELNNTPPDTTSLNKLPVNQQHLKTAWDTAQCSTKEDWQEWMRRLSTAFLRESSSHALRACGVIANNYQPLAKDLFNPSFYSCWSELYDQYKDDLVNHIETALMAPNMPPETLQILLNLAEYMEHDDKPLPIDMRTLAAYAHRCHAYAKALHYKELEFMREPTTPIIENLIAINNSLQQSDAAIGILKHVQQHHQWQLKESWYEKLQRWDDALEAYDKLDDNSMEVTMGKMRCLHALGEWESLAEIAQEKWTSSGPEVRRVVAPLAAAASWGLSQWERMDTYISVMKVDSADKSFFNAVVSIHRNNFDEAHTHITRARDLLATELTALISESYNRAYGVVVRFQMLAELEEIIVYKGLGRNSEEQAAMRATWMKRLKGCQRNVEDWQRMLKVRSLVVKPKQDMEMWIKFANLCRKSGRLSLAEKSLNALLDPDDPDSQTSRAPPPVVYAQLKYMWATGNWEDALNHLVDFTNRMSLDLGLDPEDLITQKLPSEGAAVPKKIQDYTRLLARCFLKQGEWQISLQDDWKEKNPDSILGSFLLATHFDAKWYKAWHNWALANFQVVSLRYSEKEELALEDVSQYVVPAIKGFFHSISLSNGSSLQDTLRLLTLWFRYGHVSDASQALYDGFQMLSIDTWLDVIPQLISQIHQRSQVVSKALQGLLIELGKNHPQALLYLLNVAVKSDSLSRQQAAMNVIDKMRTHNPILVEQAELVSKELIRVAVLWHEQWHEGLEDASRFFFGERNIEKMFQTLEPLHAMLERGPETLREVSFQTAFGRDLHDANEWVWSFKRTNDPAHLNQAWDIYYNVFRRIAKQLPQLISLDLQYVSPKLLAAENLELAVPGSYAPGKEIVRIMKFDPIFTVISSKQRPRRLSCKGSDGKDYVYALKGHEDIRQDNLVMQLFGLVNTLLSQDSECFKRHLNITKYPAIPLSPKSGLLGWVPHSDTLHTLIKEYRDGRILINVEHRFMLQMAPDYDPLTHLQKIEVFTYALDNTKGQDLYRVLWLKSRSSEAWLERRSQYTRSLATMSMVGYILGLGDRHPSNLMLDRYTGKVIHIDFGDCFEAAILREKYPETVPFRLTRMLTYAMEVSGIEGSYRITSEHVMRVIRDNKESLLAILEAFAYDPLINWGFELPRGEDLPVKRFDEDEKVNVRMARAHLVLKRIQDKLSGNDIKNRKNVDVPAQVDYLIQQATSIENLCQHFIGWCSFW; this is encoded by the exons ATGTCCGACGCGAGCGTTTTGAATAGCATCTTCCAGCAGTTGCGGACAGC CCGCACACTGACTGAAAAAACACACGCTGCAGAAGAACTGCGCGACCATCTAACCTCCGTCACGCACGAACTCAACACAGAGCCTCTCTCGCGCTACAACAACGACATCAACCTTCGCATTTCCGAGCTAATCCACAATGGCGACCCCGTCATCCGGCTGGGCGGTATCATGGCCATTGACCGGCTCATTGACGTCGATGTCGGCGAGGAAAACGCCATAAAAGTGACCCGGTTCACCAACTACCTGAAGACGACTATTCCAGGAGATACAGAATCGATGCGCATTGCCGTCGACGCTCTCGGCCGTCTAGCTGCCACGGGAGGCAATTTGTCTGCCACTGTGGTTGAATCCGAGGTCAACAGAGCTCTCGAATGGCTCCAGAGCGACCGAGGAGAGGGCTCTAGACGCCATGCTGCCGTCATGGTGATCAAGAGTATGGCCCAGCATTGTGCCACGTTGCTGTACGGGTACATGAGCCAGATCCTTGACCTGATCTGGGTGGGACTGCGTGATCCGAAGGTGCAGATTCGGGTTGACTCGGCCGAGGCGCTGCAGTACTGCCTGAACATTGTGCATTCTCGTGACCAGACCCTTAAAAAGCAGTGGTTCAACCGAATtatggaggaggccaaggtgaGTTTGAACATGGGTGGTGTCGACACCATTCATGGCGCTCTGCTCACCTACAAGGAAGTCCTTCGAGGAGGCATGTTTGAGAACTCACGATACGACGAGGTGTGTGAGGTTGTGTTAGCCAACCGCGACTCGCGTGACGTGCTGATCCGAAAGACGGTGCTCAACATCATCCCAGACCTTGCCCAATACAATCCCTGGCAGTTTACAAAGCGGTATCTGCACAAATGCATGTTGTACCTTCTTTCacagctcaagaaggacaaggaccgTAACCTTGTTTTTCTGTCGATTGGCCAGATTTCCTTTTCTGTCCGGTCGGCCATGGCTCCTTACTTGGACGCCATTCTGGAAAATATCCGAGAAGGTCTCAGTCTGAAATCTCGATATaggaaggagcaggagagtGCCATTTTCTCCTGTATTGGCATGTtggctgttgctgtgggTCAGGCTCTGGCCAAGCATCTGAACCAAAAAATTCTGGATCTCATCATGGCTTGTGGTTTGAGTGAACACCTGCACAATTGTCTGAGTGAGCTGGTTCACAACATTCCTCCACTGGGCCCTTCCATCCAGCAGCGGTTGTTGAACATCATCTCGTTCACTCTCTCTGGCCACCCCTTTAAGCTCCCTGGGTCTCCTGCTGCgacttcttctgcagagTACATGTCTGTGACACGTGCACGGGAGTACCGAGAGActgaggacgacaaggatGATGCAGCCGTGGTTGCGCTTGCTCTTCACATTCTCGGCACGTTTAACTTCAAGGGTTTGTCGCTGACCGAGTTTGTGCGGTTCTGTGCAATCACTTATGTTGATCATGACTCTCCTGAGGTGCGAAAAGCAGCCGCCCTCTCATCTTGCACCATTTATCTCAACGACCCTATTGTGTTCCAGTTCTCCGCTCATGCTCTGAGTGCCGTTTCCGAAGTGGTTGAGAAGCTGTTGACGGTGGCTGTGGTTGATCCTGACCCTGATATCCGAATTGGTATTCTCACTACATTTGATCCGCGAATTGACCCTCATTTGTCCCAGGCCGAGAACGTGCGTCTTTTATTCACTGCTTTGAACGACGAGGTTTTTGCGATTAGACAGCTGTCCATTGGCATTATCGGTCGGCTGACAAAGATAAACCCTGCTTACGTTGTTCCTCATCTGAGAAAAACGTTGATTCATCTTCTGACCGAACTGGAGTATGCCAAGTTTGGACGTACCAAGGAAGAGAGTGCGCGGCTGCTTGCACAGCTGATTGGGTCGACGCACGGACTCATCAAGCCGTACGTCAAACCCATCATCAAGGTGCTGCTTGCTCGTGCACGTGACACGTCTTCCAACGTGGCCTCCGCGGTTATCACTGCTATCGGAGAGCTAGCTGCCACTGGACGGGAAGGCATGATTGAGTACATTCCCGAGATTATGCCTATTTTCTTGGAAACTTTTTCGGATCAGAATgctcagaagaagctggctgGTCTGAAATCTCTCGGACAgctctcttcctcttccggATACGTTATTCAGCCGCTGCTGGATTACCCCCAGCTGCTCACACTGCTTACTAACACTCTCAAGAGCGACAATGTTGATACTCGTCGAGAAACTGTCCGTCTCATGGGTATTCTTGGAGCTCTGGATCCTTATAAGCATcgagaggtggagagaagTACCCAGGATGATTCAGCAGAGTATGACTCGATCCCCACAGATGTGGCTCTTCTCATCCAGGGCATGTCTCCCTCTTCGGACGAGTACAACCACACTGTCGTGATTACAACTCTAATGGCGATTCTCAAGGACCAGTCGCTTGTATCGCACCACAATGCTGTTGTCCAAGCCATTGTCATCATTTTCAAGTCGCTGGGTCTCAAGTGTGTGCCGTTTTTGAATCAGATTATCCCTGGCTGGCTGCAAGTGCTTCGAAGCAGTACTCCTTCTATGGCCGAGTTTTTTGTCCAGCAGTTGGCTCTTCTGGTTCTCATTGTCAAGCAGCACATTAGGTCGTATCTTGACGACATTTTTGCTGTTGTTCAGGAGCTCTTTGCCATTCCATCCATGCAGCCTGTTGTCCTGACGCTGGTTGAAAACATTGCTCGGTCTCTGAGTGGCGAGTTCAAGCTGCATGTGCCTACTCTCTTGcctctgcttcttggcgtgCTGGAGAACGACAAAAGCACCACCAAGCTCACCTCCATCAAGGTGCTGCAGACGTTCGTGGTGCTGGGCGCCAACATTGAGGACTACATTCACCTCATCATCCCCATCATTGTGCGAATGTTCGAATACTCGACTCATCAGCTCAAGAAACGGGCCATTCAGACTATTGGACAGTTGTCTCGAACTGTGGATCTCACCGACATGTCGTCGCGAATCGTGCATCCTCTGTTGCGTGTACTGGCAGCCTGTCCTGTGACTGAAGAGCCCAATTCGCACCATGATGAGTTGCGGCGAACCGTCATGGAGACTCTGTCATCGCTGTGTTTCCAGCTGGGTTCCGATTACACCATTTTCATCCCCCTTGTGAACAAGGCTATGCTCAAGGCCGGAGTGAACTCTCCCTCCTACGACCAGCTGGTCAACCGACTCCTCTCTGGAGAACCACTGCCTGCGTCCATGGACCCCGACAGTCGAATCCAGGAGCTCAACAATACTCCTCCGGATACCACCTcgctcaacaagctgccTGTGAACCAACAGCACTTGAAGACCGCGTGGGACACTGCGCAATGCTCGACTAAGGAGGATTGGCAGGAGTGGATGCGACGTCTCTCGACTGCTTTCCTGCGcgagtcttcttctcacGCCCTGCGAGCCTGTGGTGTCATTGCTAACAACTATCAGCCATTGGCCAAGGACCTGTTCAATCCGTCCTTCTACTCGTGCTGGTCTGAGCTCTACGACCAGTACAAGGACGACTTGGTGAACCACATTGAGACGGCTCTGATGGCGCCCAACATGCCGCCCGAGACGCTGCAGATCCTGCTAAACCTGGCCGAGTACATGGAGCACGACGACAAGCCGCTACCGATCGATATGCGTACTCTGGCTGCCTATGCTCACCGCTGCCATGCCTACGCCAAGGCGCTGCActacaaggagctggagttTATGCGGGAGCCTACGACGCCCATCATTGAGAATCTGATCGCTATCAACAACTCGTTGCAGCAGAGCGACGCTGCTATCGGTATTCTCAAGCACGTgcagcagcatcatcaGTGGCAGCTCAAGGAATCGTGGTACGAGAAGCTGCAGCGGTGGGACGATGCTCTCGAGGCCTACGACAAGCTTGATGACAATTCCATGGAGGTCACAATGGGTAAGATGCGATGTCTGCATGCCCTTGGTGAGTGGGAGTCGCTGGCCGAGATTGCACAGGAGAAATGGACTTCATCAGGCCCCGAGGTGCGACGAGTGGTGGCACCCCTGGCTGCCGCAGCTTCCTGGGGTTTGTCTCAGTGGGAGCGAATGGACACATATATTAGTGTCATGAAGGTGGACTCTGCCGACaagtccttcttcaacgCTGTGGTGAGCATCCACAGAAACAACTTTGATGAGGCCCATACGCATATCACTCGTGCACGTGACTTGCTGGCTACCGAGCTCACCGCTCTCATTTCTGAGTCGTACAACCGAGCCtatggtgttgttgtgcGGTTCCAGATGCTGgcagagctggaggagattaTCGTCTACAAGGGTCTGGGTCGCAACTccgaggagcaggctgCCATGCGGGCCACGTGGATGAAGCGGCTCAAGGGCTGTCAGCGAAACGTAGAGGACTGGCAGCGAATGCTCAAGGTGCGGTCTCTGGTTGTCAAGCCGAAACAGGATATGGAGATGTGGATCAAGTTTGCAAACCTGTGTCGAAAGAGTGGTCGGCTCTCTTTGGCTGAAAAGTCGCTCAATGCTCTTCTTGACCCCGATGATCCCGACTCACAGACTTCcagagctcctccacctgtTGTTTACGCCCAGCTCAAGTACATGTGGGCTACTGGCAACTGGGAAGATGCCCTGAATCACCTCGTTGACTTTACCAATCGAATGTCGCTCGATCTGGGCCTGGATCCTGAAGATCTCATCACTCAGAAACTACCCTCAGAAGGCGCTGCTGTCCCTAAGAAGATTCAGGACTACACTCGTCTTCTTGCTCGATGTTTCCTCAAGCAGGGCGAGTGGCAGATTTCGTTGCAGGACGActggaaggagaagaacccCGATTCTATCCTCGGCTCGTTCCTGTTGGCCACTCATTTTGACGCCAAATGGTACAAGGCGTGGCACAACTGGGCGCTGGCAAACTTCCAGGTTGTGTCTCTGCGGTACTCggaaaaggaggagttggCCCTGGAAGACGTGTCTCAATATGTGGTACCTGCCATCAAGGGTTTCTTCCAttccatctccttgtccaATGGATCTTCTCTGCAAGACACTCTTCGTCTTCTGACCCTGTGGTTCCGGTACGGCCATGTGTCTGACGCGTCTCAGGCCCTTTATGACGGATTCCAGATGCTTTCTATTGACACGTGGCTGGATGTCATTCCTCAGCTCATTTCTCAGATTCACCAGCGGTCTCAGGTTGTTTCCAAGGCTCTGCAGGGTCTTCTGATTGAGCTCGGTAAGAACCATCCCCAGGCTCTGCTGTACCTGCTCAACGTGGCTGTCAAGAGTGACTCTCTGTCGCGTCAACAGGCCGCTATGAACGTTATTGACAAAATGAGAACTCACAACCCCATCCTAGTCGAGCAGGCTGAGCTGGTGtccaaggagctcattcGAGTGGCTGTTTTGTGGCACGAGCAATGGCACGAGGGTCTGGAAGATGCGTCGCGATTCTTCTTTGGCGAGCGAAACATTGAAAAGATGTTCCAGACGCTAGAGCCTCTACACGCAATGCTGGAGCGGGGTCCCGAAACTCTGCGAGAAGTGTCCTTCCAAACAGCTTTTGGACGTGACTTGCACGATGCCAACGAGTGGGTGTGGAGTTTTAAGCGAACCAATGACCCTGCCCACCTCAACCAGGCCTGGGACATTTACTACAATGTTTTCCGACGAATCGCCAAGCAGTTGCCCCAGCTCATCTCGCTTGACCTGCAGTACGTGTCTcccaagctgctggcaGCCGAGAATCTCGAGCTGGCGGTGCCTGGTTCGTACGCTCCGggcaaggagattgtgcgAATCATGAAGTTCGACCCAATTTTCACCGTTATCTCGTCCAAGCAGCGGCCCAGACGGCTGTCGTGCAAGGGCAGTGATGGTAAGGACTACGTGTACGCTCTCAAGGGCCACGAGGATATCAGACAGGATAACCTGGTGATGCAATTGTTTGGACTGGTGAACACTCTGCTATCTCAGGACTCGGAGTGTTTCAAGCGACATCTCAACATTACAAAGTACCCTGCCATTCCTCTGTCCCCCAAGTCTGGTCTCCTCGGCTGGGTGCCTCATTCGGACACTCTGCATACACTCATCAAGGAATACCGGGATGGCCGAATCCTCATCAACGTGGAGCATAGATTCATGCTGCAGATGGCGCCGGACTACGATCCATTGACGCATCTGCAAAAGATTGAGGTGTTTACGTACGCTCTGGACAACACTAAGGGCCAGGATCTGTACCGAGTCTTGTGGCTCAAGTCGCGGTCCTCGGAAGCTTGGTTGGAGCGACGATCTCAATACACACGATCCTTGGCTACGATGTCCATGGTTGGCTACATTCTCGGACTTGGAGATCGACATCCCTCCAACCTGATGCTGGACCGATACACTGGTAAGGTGATTCACATTGATTTCGGTGACTGTTTCGAGGCTGCCATTCTGCGAGAAAAGTACCCCGAAACAGTGCCCTTCCGACTGACTCGAATGCTCACATACGCCATGGAGGTGTCAGGAATCGAGGGCTCGTACCGAATCACGTCCGAGCATGTGATGCGGGTCATCCGAGACAACAAGGAGTCGCTGCTGGCCATTCTGGAAGCCTTTGCCTATGATCCTCTCATCAACTGGGGTTTCGAGCTTCCCAGAGGCGAGGATCTGCCTGTCAAGCGGTTCGATGAGGACGAAAAGGTCAATGTTCGAATGGCTCGAGCGCACTTGGTCCTCAAACGAATCCAGGACAAGCTGTCTGGAAACGACATCAAGAACAGAAAAAATGTCGATGTGCCGGCACAGGTGGACTACTTGATTCAGCAGGCCACTAGCATTGAGAATCTGTGTCAGCACTTCATAGGTTGGTGTTCTTTCTGGTAG
- a CDS encoding uncharacterized protein (Compare to YALI0F07106g, weakly similar to uniprot|P38680 Neurospora crassa NCU06619.1 N amino acid transport system protein (methyltryptophan resistance protein)), translated as MWYDDIHINREGSRDDQLIDSTTKEMKKEASPDIHEVHEVGEIEEVQYDVPEIHLSAAAELDSTEPFQVYYHYAAIQRAREDALPKSPFSSLFDKYRKKKPEPEERSDESHSSSEGTFSPDCEKTVLDQIPGAKTELAVANMSLRTATWMSVFFLTTTDILGPSASPWAISQLGWFPGVMLFSVLGGAAVYTGWLIYRMFLKLDSPEFPMKTFGDLALRVYGKGFRWGVDVLQSLQLLCNVAVIILSNGQGLSQIYSPLCFSVWCIIFMLAGILLGQIRGLSNFSYIANAAIWMNLFVVFSTMGIAGTKPPNYVGGAKQNGLPNSTDPVRTRAIENVPFQTQLNAVMNIVYSYGGAMVFVEFLSEMRKPREFLKGMLSAQGVIFVCYLLYGLLVYAYQGQYTMNPANQGLGSYNWQTAVNVVSLVSALIGAGLYGNVGVKVVYITLLRRAMPFLPNLEIGLKGRITWGLMVFLFWALAFVLASAIPQFSALTSLVGAACILQFSYTFPPLMYMGLTIREEASKLDIVDMETRKVTKYDSWKTLARWKRGVLSRPWWVLVNFTLFLCSAATGILGIYSSVYSLVQAFDAPGAATVAFGCKSPVA; from the coding sequence ATGTGGTATGATGATATACATATAAATCGGGAGGGGAGTAGGGACGACCAACTAATCGATTCAACAACTAAGGAAATGAAAAAAGAAGCGTCACCCGATATTCACGAGGTGCACGAGGTTGGAGAGATCGAGGAGGTGCAGTATGACGTACCTGAGATCCATCtgtctgcagcagctgaaCTGGACTCCACAGAGCCCTTCCAAGTCTACTATCACTATGCCGCCATTCAGCGAGCTCGAGAAGACGCACTTCCAAAATCGCCATTCTCATCTCTATTCGACAAGTaccgaaagaagaagcctgAACCAGAGGAGCGCTCTGACGAATCCCACAGCAGTTCAGAAGGAACTTTTTCTCCAGACTGCGAGAAAACAGTTCTGGACCAGATTCCCGGTGCCAAAACCGAACTGGCAGTTGCAAACATGTCGCTACGAACAGCTACTTGGATGTCCGTCTTCTTTCTCACCACTACAGATATTCTAGGCCCTTCGGCTTCACCATGGGCTATCTCTCAGCTGGGCTGGTTCCCGGGTGTTATGCTTTTCAGTGTACTTGGAGGTGCTGCTGTCTACACAGGCTGGCTCATCTACAGAATGTTTCTCAAACTCGACTCTCCAGAGTTTCCCATGAAGACCTTTGGAGACCTGGCTCTGAGAGTGTACGGCAAAGGTTTCAGATGGGGGGTGGACGTGCTCCAGAGTCTACAGCTGCTGTGCAATGTTGCCGTTATCATTCTCTCCAACGGCCAGGGTCTGTCTCAGATTTACAGTCCGCTATGTTTCTCTGTCTGGTGTATCATCTTCATGCTTGCTGGTAttctccttggccaaaTCCGGGGACTCTCCAACTTCTCGTACATCGCCAACGCCGCCATCTGGATGAACCTGTTTGTTGTCTTTTCAACCATGGGTATCGCAGGAACCAAACCCCCCAATTAtgttggaggagccaaGCAAAATGGTCTGCCCAACTCCACCGACCCTGTGCGAACTCGAGCCATTGAAAATGTACCCTTCCAGACCCAGCTCAACGCCGTCATGAATATTGTGTACTCATACGGAGGAGCcatggtgtttgtggaaTTTCTGTCGGAAATGAGAAAGCCCAGGGAGTTTCTCAAGGGAATGCTTTCTGCCCAGGGGGTCATCTTCGTGTGCTACCTGCTCTACGGACTTCTGGTCTACGCCTACCAAGGACAGTACACAATGAACCCGGCCAACCAGGGCCTGGGGTCTTACAACTGGCAGACTGCAGTTAACGTAGTGTCGCTGGTGTCTGCGCTTATTGGAGCAGGTCTCTATGGAAACGTCGGTGTCAAGGTGGTCTACATCACTCTCCTGAGACGAGCAATGCCGTTTCTACCTAATCTGGAGATTGGATTAAAGGGTCGAATAACATGGGGACTCATGGTGTTTCTTTTCTGGGCTCTTGCCTTCGTTCTGGCCTCCGCCATACCCCAGTTTTCGGCACTCACTTCTCTTGTGGGAGCAGCTTGCATCCTCCAGTTCTCGTACACCTTTCCGCCTCTCATGTATATGGGTCTGACGATTCGAGAAGAGGCCTCCAAGCTTGATATAGTAGACATGGAGACCAGAAAGGTGACTAAGTACGACTCATGGAAGACCCTGGCCCGGTGGAAGAGAGGAGTGTTGTCCCGGCCGTGGTGGGTTCTAGTCAACTTCACATTATTCCTGTGCTCAGCGGCAACTGGAATTCTGGGTATCTACTCATCAGTCTACTCGCTGGTGCAAGCCTTTGACGCCCCTGGAGCTGCCACTGTCGCCTTTGGATGCAAGTCTCCTGTTGCTTGA
- a CDS encoding uncharacterized protein (Compare to YALI0F07128g, no similarity) yields MSQADIDYIKEYRAYTPGAQLFDSLDLALKYIKAYRTHEGHHIIQLRSTYRKVHGVYKDVFRVDFQCNCGGSFIVKATGRRMGCPFRGKIVQYKNTQHWRLIFEVNDAWQKNYQDFQVRKSVQIMFAINGGKTNRQILDQLTHEARVQLEQDGKKKITDKLVKQAMPLEDYTLEDMRRRMAEDPQSSNMPNGQTDSYYDTMGNSFVDLGMDTTLADIDSDQTEDEAEDETPKRKIQPLQQQQQQQQGPQHISTGLTPKSTFKRPPLQELSANTPKRPMTKPTPMPMSIDSLHQHQGHQQHIQQHHHQQRAPDEAFSLAITAFFQSWTASGYRPDQIPPKYNPFIIPTEQQPPPTPLASHGQSQNHYHTTPTSQMPPLQSFSSLQFPSFDTPPGSQSRQMHFW; encoded by the coding sequence ATGTCGCAAGCAGACATTGACTACATCAAGGAGTACCGGGCGTACACGCCTGGCGCCCAGCTCTTCGACTCGCTGGACCTGGCTCTCAAGTACATCAAGGCCTACCGGACCCATGAGGGCCATCACATCATCCAGCTGCGCTCCACATACAGAAAAGTCCACGGTGTGTACAAGGACGTTTTCCGGGTCGATTTCCAGTGCAACTGCGGCGGCTCATTTATCGTCAAGGCCACAGGCCGACGAATGGGGTGTCCCTTTCGAGGCAAGATTGTGCAGTACAAAAACACCCAGCACTGGCGGCTCATTTTCGAGGTGAACGACGCATGGCAGAAAAACTACCAGGACTTCCAGGTGCGAAAAAGCGTCCAGATTATGTTTGCCATCAACGGCGGCAAGACAAACCGGCAGATTCTCGATCAGCTGACACACGAGGCCCGAGTTCAGCTCGAGCAGGACGGCAAGAAGAAAATCACCGACAAGCTCGTCAAGCAGGCAATGCCGCTGGAGGACTACACGCTGGAGGATATGCGACGGCGCATGGCCGAGGACCCGCAGAGCTCTAACATGCCTAACGGCCAGACAGACTCGTACTACGACACCATGGGCAACTCGTTTGTGGACTTGGGCATGGACACGACACTGGCGGACATTGATTCAGACCAGACGGAGGATGAGGCCGAGGACGAGACGCCCAAACGAAAGATCCAGcctcttcagcagcagcagcaacagcagcagggacCTCAACACATTTCTACAGGACTCACTCCAAAGAGCACCTTCAAACGACCACCTCTGCAGGAGCTGTCTGCAAACACCCCCAAACGGCCCATGACAAAACCGACCCCAATGCCCATGAGCATAGACTCTCTGCACCAACACCAGGGCCACCAGCAACACATTCAGCagcatcaccaccaacaacgggCGCCCGACGAAGCCTTTTCTCTGGCCATAACTGCCTTCTTCCAGTCGTGGACTGCGTCCGGTTACAGACCTGACCAAATCCCTCCGAAATACAACCCTTTCATTATCCCCAccgagcagcagccgcCACCCACCCCGTTGGCATCCCACGGGCAGTCGCAAAACCACTATCACACGACGCCCACCTCGCAAATGCCGCCGCTCCAatccttctcttctcttcaatTCCCCTCTTTTGACACCCCACCTGGCTCTCAATCTAGACAGATGCACTTTTGGTAA
- a CDS encoding uncharacterized protein (Compare to YALI0F07194g, no similarity) has protein sequence MIAIILLVLTCDIGDGVDRRTTIGHCLAVALSHQTVTLALGLLAKSQHVGDVSTIISAAANIVSIGVAMLVLNVGGSVFRQIWP, from the coding sequence ATGATCGCGATCATCCTACTCGTGCTGACATGCGACATTGGTGACGGAGTGGACCGCCGAACAACCATTGGTCACTGTCTGGCCGTGGCACTGAGTCACCAGACAGTCACCCTGGCTCTTGGACTGCTGGCCAAATCGCAGCATGTCGGAGACGTCTCCACCATCAtttctgcagcagcaaacATTGTCAGTATCGGCGTCGCCATGCTCGTTCTCAATGTCGGGGGAAGCGTTTTCCGACAGATTTGGCCATAA